A genomic window from Gossypium hirsutum isolate 1008001.06 chromosome D12, Gossypium_hirsutum_v2.1, whole genome shotgun sequence includes:
- the LOC107946999 gene encoding ethylene-responsive transcription factor ERF027: MMTDPNNPTDDHPSQPPIPSSFDHPNIQVPHPLFTHTCEDLPPPCDRLSPAGKSPMASSSSPGKHPMYRGIRYRSGKWVSEIREPRKTTRIWLGTYPTPEMAAAAYDVAALALKGSEAVVNFPASVASYRLPVSTSSADIRTAASAAASLKRDEMKSGINIGTGEYHQAKDREEMSKEEYVDEDALLDLPNLLVDMAQGMLVSPPRIRSTPSDDSPENSDGESLWSY, from the coding sequence ATGATGACTGACCCTAATAATCCCACCGATGACCATCCTTCTCAGCCGCCCATACCATCATCCTTCGACCACCCAAACATTCAAGTCCCACATCCCTTGTTCACTCACACGTGCGAGGACCTGCCTCCCCCGTGTGACAGACTATCTCCTGCTGGCAAATCTCCTATGGCCTCCTCCTCCTCCCCCGGGAAACACCCAATGTATCGTGGAATCCGGTACCGGAGCGGCAAGTGGGTCTCTGAAATCCGTGAACCGCGCAAAACCACGCGTATATGGCTAGGTACGTACCCCACCCCAGAAATGGCTGCGGCTGCCTATGATGTGGCAGCCCTAGCCCTAAAAGGCAGTGAGGCTGTTGTTAACTTCCCGGCCTCTGTTGCTTCTTATCGGCTTCCTGTATCTACATCATCGGCGGATATACGGACAGCGGCGTCAGCTGCTGCTTCACTTAAAAGGGATGAAATGAAAAGTGGGATTAATATTGGAACAGGTGAGTATCATCAGGCCAAAGATCGAGAAGAAATGAGCAAAGAAGAATATGTGGACGAGGATGCCCTTTTAGACCTGCCTAATTTGCTGGTTGACATGGCGCAGGGAATGCTGGTGTCGCCACCGAGGATACGCTCGACGCCATCCGATGACTCGCCGGAGAATTCCGATGGAGAAAGCTTGTGGAGCTATTAA
- the LOC107947655 gene encoding sugar carrier protein C, which produces MAGGGGVTSGSGKNYPGKFTSKVFFTCIVAASGGLIFGYDLGISGGVTSMDSFLEKFFPKVYRKEISVKPSDDQYCKFDSQTLTLFTSSLYLAALLSSMTASRITRGLGRRMTMMLGGLFFAIGAVINGFAENVLMLIIGRVLLGFGIGFANQSVPIYLSEIAPFKYRGAMNIMFQLSITIGILIANLLNYFTAKIEGGWGWRLSLGGAVVPGLVFFFGCFFLTDSPNSLLERNKFEEAKVQLQKIRGIDNVEEEFNDLAKASEAAKLVQNPWREILTRKYRPQLIFAVLIPLFQQLTGMNVFVFYAPVLFKSMGFGNNASLMSALITSVVNFFATLVSIATVDKYGRRTLFLEGGLQMLLCQFVMTVSIASKFGTSGNPGELPLWFSMLVVIAMCVYIAGFAWSWGPLGWLVPSEIFPLEIRSAAQSITVAVNMIFTFCIAQVFTTMLCNLKFGLFIFFAVCVVGMSIFIYKFLPETKGVPIEEMTTVWKNHPRWSKYFVQKDLSCEMGKL; this is translated from the exons ATGGCTGGTGGAGGAGGTGTAACTTCTGGTTCCGGGAAAAATTATCCGGGAAAATTTACTTCCAAAGTTTTTTTCACCTGTATTGTTGCTGCTTCAGGGGGTTTAATCTTTGGTTATGATCTTGGTATTTcag GTGGTGTTACATCGATGGATTCCTTTTTAGAGAAATTCTTTCCAAAAGTTTACAGGAAAGAAATATCTGTTAAACCATCTGATGATCAATATTGCAAGTTTGATAGTCAAACACTAACGTTGTTTACATCTTCCTTATATTTGGCTGCTCTTCTCTCATCCATGACAGCCTCTCGGATAACCCGAGGTCTTGGTAGGAGGATGACGATGATGTTAGGTGGTTTATTTTTCGCCATTGGTGCTGTTATCAATGGTTTCGCTGAAAACGTACTCATGCTTATTATAGGTAGGGTATTGCTTGGCTTCGGCATTGGATTTGCTAATCAG tctGTTCCGATTTATTTATCTGAGATAGCTCCCTTTAAGTACCGAGGGGCGATGAACATAATGTTTCAATTATCAATCACCATTGGTATTTTAATTGCCAATTTGTTGAATTACTTCACTGCTAAGATCGAAGGTGGGTGGGGTTGGCGGTTGAGCTTGGGTGGAGCCGTTGTCCCTGGTTTGGTCTTTTTCTTTGGTTGTTTTTTCCTCACTGACTCACCCAATTCATTGCTTGAACGTAACAAGTTTGAAGAGGCTAAAGTTCAACTCCAAAAGATCCGTGGTATTGATAATGTGGAGGAAGAGTTCAATGATTTGGCTAAAGCCAGTGAGGCAGCCAAGTTGGTTCAAAATCCATGGAGAGAGATTTTAACCAGGAAGTACAGGCCTCAGCTCATTTTTGCTGTGTTAATTCCTTTATTTCAGCAATTAACCGGCATGAACGTGTTCGTGTTTTATGCTCCTGTCTTGTTCAAGAGCATGGGATTTGGTAACAACGCTTCCCTCATGTCCGCATTAATCACTAGCGTTGTCAACTTTTTTGCAACACTTGTTTCCATTGCCACTGTCGATAAGTACGGGAGGCGAACCCTTTTCCTCGAAGGTGGTCTTCAAATGTTGCTCTGTCAGTTTGTGATGACCGTTTCAATTGCTTCTAAATTTGGAACCAGTGGGAACCCAGGTGAACTTCCATTATGGTTTTCGATGCTAGTGGTGATAGCAATGTGCGTATACATAGCGGGGTTTGCGTGGTCATGGGGTCCATTGGGTTGGCTAGTTCCTAGCGAGATATTTCCGCTTGAAATTCGATCAGCTGCTCAGAGTATAACAGTGGCGGTCAACATGATATTCACATTTTGTATTGCTCAAGTCTTTACCACCATGCTTTGCAATTTAAAGTTTGGTCTTTTTATCTTCTTCGCAGTATGTGTGGTTGGGATGAGCATTTTTATTTACAAGTTTTTGCCTGAGACCAAAGGAGTACCTATTGAAGAAATGACTACTGTTTGGAAGAATCATCCTCGTTGGAGTAAGTATTTCGTCCAGAAAGATTTAAGCTGTGAAATGGgaaagctttaa